The nucleotide sequence ATACTTTTCACTTTCAGCATATCAGTTGGTGTAATTAAAGTTGAACCTTGCTCTCCAACCCATTCAGCTTCGTGACTAGTTATCAGGCGGACAGACTCCTTGTCCTACGTACTTATAAAATAATCTAAATTCGCCAATACTACGAACTAATTGTGAGAGGTTTATTGTCTTATGTCAGACAGTAAttgcatgactttttttttggatgatgtATGATGTAATACGCTTCAACCATGAATATACATTTTACCTGtcgtaggtacaatttttttctagaggGTATTATATTTTGTTATTATTACCAGGGGGCGGATTAATTATGCCGTTACATGaaacatattttattaaaattcaaattttactccAAAAGTGTCTAGCCCttcgcaaaaattcaaatatcaaaaaggtaataggtaggtacctaacacaAAATAGGtgttacgtaggtatttattcgtttttttgtccaaatttttatgatgaaatgaaaaatgatcatatGCTGTACCACTGGAAATTAGACTTAGGCCTAtgcgccaaaaatccaaaataatacacaaaaaatatgatttttacaggtaaaatatgcaaattatgaaaaattaaagtgggctcattttactcatgAAGACCTGAAACACCAAATGAACTCTGAGATATCGCTTTTTGTTCAGCCCTGCAATAAATACCCTGCGGTGTACTTTTAGAAAACAGCATTATCGTTATAGGAACAAACAATAAACCTGTCATaagaaacgaatttttcaaaaatttggaactCTATCTACTTAAtgtgagttttgaaaaaaaagtgagcgGTGATTACAGTTTTCAAATCAGAAGAAACCCAataattccatttaaaaatttggttcattcCAGTCTTTTACATTTTTACCACATAAAAAGGGCTCAGACGATGCGAACTGTTTTTATTCTTTGATAactaatgtaggtatgtagataattatacataggtatttaatgtttttaaaattatgaaacgtgttcatatgtacgtacttactgaaaatgaatcaattactTGATGATAATCTACCTACAtgtgacatgaataattttatgtagacagattttgattttcccatgtgtttgaatcataaaaaaatcaaattttcgtttctcaaaattattgagAATATTTTCACTAATTGTTTTAATCATTTTCCAATATTTCGGACTTCGCGCAAATACCGCATCAAATGATGCAAGTACACTATCTAATAGGTATACTCATTACCCATTCATATAAATGAACTGATGGAATATGTATGtttcgaacaaattgaaaatacttacgTAGATAGGTACGACTATTCACGTAAATTTCGTATTCTATAAGTTAAAATACAGATAAGTAAGTAAGCAGgctaccttgaaaaaaaaacacgaaagttATTTTACACACTTGCACGTATTACTTCATCCGATATAAATCTTGAAATTATCCGAATAAAAGCAAGCGTCAGTACATCGCGGGTAATACTGGAGAACTGAAGAACTGGAAATGGTGCTAATACAACATCCAGACAACATCGGATAATTTTATCTTTATAATAATACTAATGAATAGATTTTCCCCTGTTTGCATGCATTTCACACGTACAACTTCCGATTCCGGTTATCGCATTCTTAACACTTTTTCTAACttctcctatttttttcaacaaagagcAATAGGTAAAAGTTCCCAAGTCATGCCCGTCATCAACAAAATTCAACGAGTTTTTTCTTCTACATGTATATTTTAGGAGAGGTATTGGATATAATTACGTCATTTCTTAGGATAAGAAGTTGCTCACGATTGATACCTACCAATGGAGAATTATTAGAGAAAGAAGTACATATCACATGTGATGTAAATGCTGATCATAAACGAAACaatcaattttaatattaaattttattcaacaaaaaaaaagttgaaagtcaAGTTAaagtgatagaaaaaaaatggaaacattaTTATGCGTAATAGGTACTATAATCATATGAAATACATGGTACTTCTtggtacatgaaaaaaatgaatatttaaaaaacaaaataaaacaaaaaaagatagTATTACATGTAATGGTAAgcacaaattaaaaaatgtataacaTTCATTATTGTAGCAACACATTAATAAACAAGGAATGTTGAAACGAAGTTTGTTAGATAGCAgagtttttaaaacaaaaaagtagTCGATCATGCCAGGACactcattgaattttttatactttggGGAGACAATCGGTATTGAGATTTAAAGAATTCGTTGAATTACTCTAAGTAGTCGATCATGCGAGGACACTCATTGGATTTTTTATACTTTGGGGAGAGAATCCGGTATTGAGATTTGAAATACGTATCCGTTGAATTACTCTAAAACATCAATAAAATGTAAACCGTGCCTCAAATCCAACATCACAATTTTACTATTATTGGCAACATACTCTAGTTATAACATTCCTTAAACAATCACAAAACAAGAGAAAAGGAATCTCTCGTATATagtatattttataaaataaaacgtTTACCTACATAATGTATGAATTGAATATGACTCATAGTCATTACATCCAATCCGTACACAGCGATAAAACTCAAGGATAATAAAACGtgtcgtaaaaaaataataaatataagCAAAAAAACTGCAACTTCTCAATTTGCGATATTTCCAACATGaataactgaaaatttaaattacatacAATTAAGTACAAATTCTCGAGAAATGTATTCTTCTAATAATCATAGTAGTGATCAGAGTAGATATCGTAATTATTCACTCATGATGATAATGAAAAAACTACATATTAGGGCGCGGAcgtaaacatttcaaaaaaaaaaataataaaacatttgCACAATACAATTCCTTGCACAAATTTGTATTAGAAACGCAGAACAGCCATTACGACAGTTTGGAGTAACTCGGCGGTGAAAATTTCTTCcgcaagaatttcaaaatatacaGCGGAAAACAGCTGACCAGAGTTATGAGAAGAACCTTCCATAAGAATTCTCGAGTTTGTAAGAAACTAGCATCTGTAACAATGAAAGTCGCTACGTTATGAAAtcgttttcatttcaatacaGACGTTATTGGTCTGATATTTTATCGAAATCAAATTGTAATCTCTAGATATGTATATAAATGaagtaaaacaaaattcttaccgaaataatttttgaaaaccaccaATGACAAAATATAGACCGCCAAGCTGAAGAGTTCTGCTAGCACTATTAAATAATGCCAAGTGCGCACGGTCAAAGCCACCATAATTAATTCCGTTAAAATTAAAGCGGTAAAACTAATTGCAACAATGTGTATAAACTCATCTTCGAAGAGAATCAATGCGCCGTACATAATCACTCCGCCTAAAATCCACAATGCGTATTAAAATCATCGTTTGTAGATATAGTAATACATTTTGTAATACTATGGTATTTCTGTCACCTTGGTAAATGCTCACGAGTACCcatatgaaaaatgttttgaacgAAAGAGAACGCCCTTTACTCAATTCCTTATATAATTCAGGGTATGTGAGGGCAATACGTCCAGAAACGTCCTTATCTAATACTAATGAGAATACCGGAAACATTGTGTAAATAGTCGCATATCTAAaaccaaaacaaacaaaaaacattgatgaatttcaaattttaaaaatatatacatagACGATACATAACGAATATTACAGTTGATCTTTTTATACTAACCCAACCATTAATAAACCTTGATACAGCGAtaccgaagaaaaataaaacacagcTGAAAATATAGCTTGCATGGTGGAAATTATGAGACCACGATGAATAACAAATTGACTTAATGAAGCGGATCGTTTGTAACTGTTTCTTCCGTGAACAACGATCAAACGAGCTAAATGCGAAAACTGCGGTATCGAGAAGTCGGCAGCTAAAGATGCCTGTTTACCTTCACGTCCCGCAATCCCAATACCTAAgattgaaaaatagaataatttcacCCGATACATAAAacacgaaaattatttttctaaaactgggaTCAGTTGAAAATAAGGTAATTACCAGTATCAGCAGCTTGTATCATGGATACGTCGTTTCCTCCGTCTCCTACAGCAGCTGTTCGTTTGCCTGTATGCAATTTGATCAAGGAAACGACTTGGGCTTTCTGAGTTGGAGAGCATCTACAACATACAACGGCGGGACTTCGACACGCTACTTCGAGGAATTCTTTTTGataatacttcaaaaaaatctaggaaaaaaattgtaacgccCATTGTAAGTTTACTTTTACGAATAAATACTAATATGTACAATATTCCCATACTTCTAGTGTATCTCCCGAAATGATCAACGCACAGTCgtgtttcttttgaaaattgtgtaattGGATCTGCGCGTCTTCAATTCGTGCGGTAAtgggagaaaaaacaaaacactccTGATTGCGAGAAACTAAACGAGAACTTTTTGCAATACACGTAGCAGTTTCCAATTTGTCGCCGGTCAACATCCATATCTAAGTAAACGAGCTATGATGAACTATCTTGAAAACTAAATGAAACctagattaaaatttcaaatactttaaTTCCGGCATTTCGTAACAATTCCAATGTTTGTCTGACGTTGTCTTGCAATTTATCTTCGACACCGGTAACACACAGTAATTCCATATCATGTTCCAGTTTTTCGACTTCGGCGCTGACACGAGCCCCACGATCAGTTATACTCAGTCGAGCGGCATTCAATCTAGCctaaaatcaaattgaaatgagCACACGAACACGTTCAAAACGTGTAATCCAACTATTGAAACTCGTACCTCGAAATCCAAATACTGTTCCTCAGTCAACTGTTTCTTAGCAACAACCAACGTTCTTAAGCCTTCACGTGCCATGTTTCCACATTCTTCTTCCAGCCAGTCAGCGTACTGTACTATCTTGGTCATAATAACGTCAGCGCCTTTCAAATAAAACACAATTTCACCGGTCTTAtcctcctgaaaaaaaaaaacaaaaaaaaaacgagtttactgaaaaaatgtgtaatatCATTTTCATGAACATTGAACAAACTTCTTACCTTTAAAATTATACCCATACGCTTAGTTTCCGGAGTGAAAGGAAACATTTGAAGAATAGTGTACTTGGAAATTTGATTAACCGGTGTTTTTAAATACATTCTCGTTTGGGTACGTTTAATGACTGCCAAACCGACACGCTCAGACCACTTGACTAAAGCAACCTACGGTTTTGACAATTATACGATTTTGTAGTTACATTTAGGACATTTCTGGACCGATGCGTCTAGATGAATACACGAGtatgtataatatgtatgtacctcaTCTGGACTAGAAGCTTGATAGGACGGCTCTTTTTCTTTGATATAAGTGAGAAATTCTTCATCAGACGCCATTTCTGTAACATCACCAGCGACACTGCTATTtctgaaatataaatttaaaaattgtttcatcagATTTCAACTCATCGTCAGCTTTCAATAAGCGAACAAACATATTTACGTACTGATCGGAACCGTCATAGGCAGGCGTGACATTATGACATAATGCAATAGCTTTAACAGCCTCGAGTAATCTTGTGTGTTCCGATCTTCTCAACTTAGTACCCATTACACCTGATGCAGATAATGTCAACGAATTCGCATGAGAACCACCGGGTAATGGCTCACCGTTCACGTTATAGATCGCATTCAACTGTTGTTCCACCTGCAGCACAAATTTTATTCCATACAAGAATAATACCGAAGAATATGGCAGTTGAGAGCAATTTATAACCAAAATACCAACTTGATCGAAAGCATCGTGGCCATAGTAAACAGTTCCCAAGTGTAATCTCTTGAAAACCATGTCATTTTGAGTTAAAGTGCCAGTCTTATCACTCAAGAGGTACGATATGCGACCCAATTCTTCAGGAATCGTAGTGGATCTCACAACAGTATCGGGCATTTCTTCGTCTCTTTGCATGGACCACGAATAAAACGCTTTACCCATATCCAAATTGACTCTCAAACTGAAATTAGAATACTTCCATAGATGAGCCAGTCGATGATATTATTTCGCGATTTGTAACTATTTACTATCATTACCTGATCGGAATAATGTAGGAAAACAGTAACACAAATCGGAACATGTATCTGTACCAAGGTCCGCTGAATCCTTTTAAACACATCATGACGAAGGCTAAACCGATAACGGCGGCAAATAGCACCTGAAACATAATTATGCTGAGTTCAGGAATTTGTTCTCACGTTCGGTGCAATGAAAATTCAACCATTCAAACCTTGGTTAATTGATTGATTTCGATGTCCAATAAACCGACTTTGCTACGAGGTTGAGAATTATTCATCACGGAGCGCGTTTCTGCGCCGGTGTACACAACCAATCCTAAAGCCGAACCAGAGGCAACTACGCAATTAGCCCACAAGGTATTTTCTAAATCAAGACTATGTTCCGCGGATCCTTcctataaattacaaaaaatgatcgaattaaAACAACTTTCAAGTCACGgtaacgtgaaaaaaaagtaaactatGTGTAGGTACCATTTTGAAGGTGCCGATGAAAGTATGGATATCTCGTTGAGGTTTCTCAGCAAATATGGTAGCATGAATATCAAATACGTTTTCATCGGAGTCGAGCTTCTGAGTCTCGGGAACGGCTAATCTCAATTTCCAATCGGTTTCACCATCTAATTGATCAGTACGTACAAAGCAAGCTCCCGATGTTTCGGTGGTACGAATGAGGACCAAGTCGGCTGGTACTCGTTGATCTTTCTCAACCATTATCTATAACGATGATCATCGTCAATACGTATTCTTTTCCATGATTATAATTTATAGCTTGAATCGTATTTACCAAATCGCCGACTTTCAGTTTGGATGAAGACACCAGTTCCGAACTAATAGTATGATCttttgttctgaaaattttcgtgtatttttgacTGTTAACTTCTTCATCTCTTTGATGACGTCTGAAATCATCGATGGCTTCTCTAAACAACGTCACGGTCAGTACGAAAATCTAACAAAACAAACTGGCATTAGTTCTTCGttaatagtcaatttttttcaaattaggagCTCATCAAATCTTACCAGCGGTCCCCAGTAAGTGTACAGATAACCCAGCCGCAAATCTGGTACAAACTGACTTAGAGCCATaattaaaaagtataaattcaaaaagaatttaaacTGTTCGAATAACACCTAGAAAAACATTTACGTTAATTTACAGATTTCTACAGATAGTAGCGTTGTGAACTTCATACCTATTCATtcataaaataatacataccaatggcaaaaatgttaaaatgctgtatttttgatttcgaataaCATTCGGCGGGTATCTTTCGACGCTTTGTTTTCCAATAATAATGGTTCTGGACTGCAGTTCCTTCTCTCTCCAACATTTTCTCCAGATCCAACTGCAGCACCTATAAGACATTATAATCATTCGCGTTAATAGGCGATACGATACGAcgacaaaaaattacatttttccatttaaagTTGGAATCGAATGTATGTATATTGTCATCTATGTTTAATAGGTACTAACTGGTACATTACATAAGTAAATAATTCGAacgtatttatttttacaacGCAAGAAAACTGACGACGACGGACAAATAGAAAAACAACGTAAATTATGATGGCCGACACTGCCGACAGGCCTGAATTCAGTATGATTGAACTCTATATTTTGTATTATACTATCAACGTAAGATATGGTATGCATTCTTGACTTGACTTGCAAAAGTTGATTTCAGTGTCAAGTCAATTTGATCACGATCAACTTGAAAGTAAGTTACATTAAAGGCTAAAGGACATGTTCATACATAACATACACTATTAGTGCCGTGTAAAAAAGAGAACTCAGCCAAAGGGGAGACTCGCATTAAAACAGTAAATAAGACCAACGTTTAAAGATACATGTAGAGAGGCTCgcgattatttttgaactaTAGCTCGTATCACCTTTTCCCAGAACTGTACATAACACAATGCATACGACGAGTGGTTGTCTAGCGAATCACATCGGTGTTTATTTGCATTCGGTTACAATTTTCATAGATCAAAGATGATAATATGATAACCATAagtaaaatcaaatcaaaatcatccctgaaaattttccatagtTATTTTACCAGCCTTATAATACCTAATACGGTTGTTAATATCAGTAAATACTTGacgtgaattgaaattttcaatgataaaCTTTGACGTTACGTTACTTTTCTACTCATAtcaatttgaatattcaaaatattcCATTCAATTTCGTCAATTTCTCCACAAGTTGCATTGCTTACCGAGAAAGTAAAATTCTGGTTCTGTGAAATTTTCTTACATGTCTTCGGTTATAGATGTAGGGTTTCGAATCGAGtctgaaaatcaagttttcatagGTCgtatggaattttaaatttttacaaaactttctCAAACATTGGAAATAATatacaaaaatcacacattgtTAGAAGCCCGAAGAAATCcttaattttaaacaaatacgtaggtaagcTATATTttgctttcaacttttttcaaaatgtaattccAACAATAGTAATCGGTATATCACAAGCAAGGACCTTCTTAGTTCTTAATGaagtactcgtatacctatatcCTGTATGACCTGACATTTTCTTAAGAACATTTCAATGGACGAATTGAGCAAAAGTTATATGGTAAAGATGAATGTAGCACGAATTCGAGCTCAGTTACTTCATTTGCTCGAGAATCTGGATCGTAATTCGGACTTCGGAGATTGGGTTTTCAGAAGTTTGGAAAAGGTCTCGCCAGATCCCGCCGAAAGAGAATAATAACTTAAGAGATGATGGGGAATCGCGAAGTCTATCAATTTGACATTCAAGCACTCGTACTCGCAATTTAAGTGGCGTACttggttttttcaataatttaaactGGTGGTTgcctttgaaaacttcaaatttactactaaaaaaatacgaaatgatTCCTTAGAAtaacataatttaaaaataatgcgGAATAAGATCACAAAACAAGATAATGTAACATGTAGTTGTACACACTTAACAAGACCATTCAAAGGGAAAGAACATACGTAATTTTGAAGGTAAATAATATCCTCATGTAATTGCGAGAAGCGTAACGTATTATTCTGACTTTTGGAACcatcattttccaaaacaagGTGCAACTAATCAACCATAAAATGCGGTGCTGCAAAGGCTATTTAATTTATTACTCTTTAAGATTTCAGATTCAGGCGAAACACAAAGAAGGAATAGGTCCAAgttgttgataaaaaataaagaaaattgtttCACGGTTTataaattcgatgaaaaattttctataacgAAGTCTCCGAGTAAAACccagtttacaaaaaattcaagtcaagCAAACTGAAATCTacgcgtaatttttttctacaagcatTCTACTTCATCAATTTACACAGGTAATAGCGGTAagctaccatttttttttttttttacagccaTGCTCTAAAGAAATGGATTAGACTACTCTCAAACGAGTTCGCATTACTCATCacacgaaaaaatatttgtcaaataTACGAATTAATATTGTACATTCATTACAAACAGTGTTATGGGAAGACTGCTATACAGATATTCATGTATTTACATACCTAAACTTCATTTTATGTAcctgtacctagtacctatgcTAATAAAATTATGTCATATGAACGAAATATTTAGTAACACCAcctcaaaaattggaaaaaggtaCTAACTTATATTGCAATGTAGGTTTGTTTCGAGAATGAGAGGTCGTTTGCTCTTCCGTTTCAAACTTTtccattcgaaaaaattaataggcAAGCATTTACATTGAACAATATTTTAGTATCTTGAAAGGaaacaaaaaagttcaattacaAAAGGTTCACCTCACAATCATATCTATGCTCACAATTagttcaaaaaacaataaaataaataagcgAATCCCATTCTTTTTTTTGCCCTCCTTAAtgtacagaaaaataatttcaacaatttgagCAAAAGTAATAAATTAAAGGTACCTATCCATATCCAACTCTCACAGAAATCGACTTGAAGAACCACGCGACTCGTACATTATACATTATAAATGCTATACTTgccttaataaaaataaaaatatcataattcgaaaaattttacaaactgaAACGAGAAAAACAGCAAAACATAGTGGAATTGAAGTTGTacgcagttgaaaaaaaaaaaaaaaaagaaagggagGGCCAAAGCGGCCAAACAGATAGATTAATGAAAATATATAATATGCAACAAATAAGATTAGATTAGTGTGAATTTCTGACAGAACGAAGAATATGTGCTTGCAAATTACGAAAATTATGTTGATTTTCTCAAGCCTATCATATCTCTAAATTTAGATGTGACGATTAAAACGTAaaacaatatttacaaaatattaatttttgtgtgAACAGTTTCTGAAGTCTTTTTGCCTACCTTTTTTTACCATTACTTTCATCATTCTCAGTCATgttgaaagcaaacaaaaatagaCGATACACAATTGTTTTCCGAATCACCAATACACTGAAAGTTGTAATCTGAAAATAAGACGATTTTATTATAACTTAGAACCTGGATTAACCGCCTGAATATGTAcaacaataaattttcatgataaataACCCAAATGCAATGTTACTTTCGGTTCAATATTTtgctagaaaaaattgaaaaaaaatgaattaaaacttATAGATGAACATCAAGAAGAAATTTTAGACTAATCAAATCCACAACAGGTAATCAAGAATTTTCCTTGcaaaaaagtggtaaaaaaccaattaacattgaaatttgaagctGAAgggacaaaataaaaatattactttgCTAAACAGACGTTTTATAATAAGCTGAGTTTGTAATGTTTGAAATACAGTAAATGTGCAGAGGTTTGCCCGATTTAACAAATAAGAAGATGATACATCACTGTTCACTCGAAAtgacagaattttttgagaatgaaaAGGCGTGGAAACATAACCGTTTGTCCAATAGTTACCTACATAATAGCAAAAATACATCTAGACTTACTATGAGTCAGaacgaaaattacaaaatacgatGAAATATCATCATTTATACCATCGTAAAACGGAATACTAAACAAGCATTttatatatttaaaaataatttttacggTAATTAATTACATTGAATTGTAACATCTTCGATACAGAAGCACTATAGAGATTCGTCCGACAACTGTTCACAACCCAGCTCGTAGTGTCACTGGTTTTCGGCTTTCgtcatttccattttcatttatcaacaaaatgggaagaaattttgaaaatttcgccaaTTTCGTTTACAAAATGTACAACAATTACATCAACGATTGCAATTGCAACATAATTTCAGACAATGTTTATGCTTGTGATATTTCGAATGCTACAGAAAACAAGcaaagtaatatttttcttcTCACTCTATATGCGTATGTTCAGGAAGCAATGCAATGAAACAGGCCAGAAaatgaaataagaaataaatTCAGCCCAAAGCTTGAAGTAGAAAAAAGCACAAGTAGAAAGGTATAAAGATAAATTCAAAACAGGCTACGAGTACTTGGTGAATCCGTAACTCTACAAAATTAAACTCACCCAATGCAATAGTGCGATAATCTACAGATACCATACACCGAAAAGCTCAACCTAAGATAGCGTATGTATCTTTAagctgaataattttcgaaaaatctaaGGAAATATGTTTACCTGGTGAATATGTTACTTTCATGTGTTTTCTGTAGAAGTGGTATATCCTCCTTCACTAAATTGGTCGTGGATGAATTCATTTCCACCATACACATAGATGCCATAAACTCATTCATCAATTAAAGTGAatcaacgaataaaatttcatagaaaaataatgaaatatacGATTCAGTCACCGAAATCCAGCTTAGTTCAAAAACTCTTCCACACAGATgagtgaaaatatttcttcagcgAGGGACATTAGATCGAATTAATTCTCACATTACTGCACTAAAACCGTAGAACGAAGCCGAAAATGGTTGAATTGAAattcttctgaaatattttaaataatgacgtttaaatGGTGACTATTACTTTACTTTTTCACCTTTgataaaaactataaaaaccAATCCAAACCAATTTTTGAGAACCTCAgaattcaatcaaaatcaacAAGCGATCATTTAAAAACTGCGTAATTGATGATGATCCACAAAAATATAACTAATGGTGTCCCAAGCAAGGTATGAAATATAGCGGTTTTCGCTCGGTTCTTCAACAAATGAACATCAACCAACAGCGCCATCTAGTACCATTTGAAGTGAACCATGATTCATGCAAATTACCCTTTTCATTGGTGGTGATACTgggttcagtttttttttttttttttattatttttattttattcaagatcaaaaatcaaaatatttaaattgtaattgaatagttgaatttttatttttaaattaagtacattacaatttttatttttcatagaTACAGATACCTAACCACTTGACCAGGGATGTGGACCcgaacgatttttattttatttttcaggtttCGTTTCAGCATTCAGCCCTGCCCTCACTGGCTGGCCCTCAGATTTCAATAGGTCTTGACTTTTGGGCTCGGATTGGGGCcgggaaattttggatttgggtttCAACGTTCAGACTTCAGAGCATCAGAGTCAGAGCTCAGTGTTTGGGGCTTGAATGAAATGTTTAAGGGCTTCGGCTTAGTTTTGTCTCAACTTCAACTTATGTAATACgttaatcaattttatttaagtAAGTGCGCAAG is from Planococcus citri chromosome 1, ihPlaCitr1.1, whole genome shotgun sequence and encodes:
- the LOC135831766 gene encoding probable phospholipid-transporting ATPase IIB isoform X2, whose translation is MNEFMASMCMVEMNSSTTNLVKEDIPLLQKTHESNIFTRCCSWIWRKCWREKELQSRTIIIGKQSVERYPPNVIRNQKYSILTFLPLVLFEQFKFFLNLYFLIMALSQFVPDLRLGYLYTYWGPLIFVLTVTLFREAIDDFRRHQRDEEVNSQKYTKIFRTKDHTISSELVSSSKLKVGDLIMVEKDQRVPADLVLIRTTETSGACFVRTDQLDGETDWKLRLAVPETQKLDSDENVFDIHATIFAEKPQRDIHTFIGTFKMEGSAEHSLDLENTLWANCVVASGSALGLVVYTGAETRSVMNNSQPRSKVGLLDIEINQLTKVLFAAVIGLAFVMMCLKGFSGPWYRYMFRFVLLFSYIIPISLRVNLDMGKAFYSWSMQRDEEMPDTVVRSTTIPEELGRISYLLSDKTGTLTQNDMVFKRLHLGTVYYGHDAFDQVEQQLNAIYNVNGEPLPGGSHANSLTLSASGVMGTKLRRSEHTRLLEAVKAIALCHNVTPAYDGSDQNSSVAGDVTEMASDEEFLTYIKEKEPSYQASSPDEVALVKWSERVGLAVIKRTQTRMYLKTPVNQISKYTILQMFPFTPETKRMGIILKEDKTGEIVFYLKGADVIMTKIVQYADWLEEECGNMAREGLRTLVVAKKQLTEEQYLDFEARLNAARLSITDRGARVSAEVEKLEHDMELLCVTGVEDKLQDNVRQTLELLRNAGIKIWMLTGDKLETATCIAKSSRLVSRNQECFVFSPITARIEDAQIQLHNFQKKHDCALIISGDTLEIFLKYYQKEFLEVACRSPAVVCCRCSPTQKAQVVSLIKLHTGKRTAAVGDGGNDVSMIQAADTGIGIAGREGKQASLAADFSIPQFSHLARLIVVHGRNSYKRSASLSQFVIHRGLIISTMQAIFSAVFYFSSVSLYQGLLMVGYATIYTMFPVFSLVLDKDVSGRIALTYPELYKELSKGRSLSFKTFFIWVLVSIYQGGVIMYGALILFEDEFIHIVAISFTALILTELIMVALTVRTWHYLIVLAELFSLAVYILSLVVFKNYFDASFLQTREFLWKVLLITLVSCFPLYILKFLRKKFSPPSYSKLS
- the LOC135831766 gene encoding probable phospholipid-transporting ATPase IIB isoform X5, whose product is MTENDESNGKKRCCSWIWRKCWREKELQSRTIIIGKQSVERYPPNVIRNQKYSILTFLPLVLFEQFKFFLNLYFLIMALSQFVPDLRLGYLYTYWGPLIFVLTVTLFREAIDDFRRHQRDEEVNSQKYTKIFRTKDHTISSELVSSSKLKVGDLIMVEKDQRVPADLVLIRTTETSGACFVRTDQLDGETDWKLRLAVPETQKLDSDENVFDIHATIFAEKPQRDIHTFIGTFKMEGSAEHSLDLENTLWANCVVASGSALGLVVYTGAETRSVMNNSQPRSKVGLLDIEINQLTKVLFAAVIGLAFVMMCLKGFSGPWYRYMFRFVLLFSYIIPISLRVNLDMGKAFYSWSMQRDEEMPDTVVRSTTIPEELGRISYLLSDKTGTLTQNDMVFKRLHLGTVYYGHDAFDQVEQQLNAIYNVNGEPLPGGSHANSLTLSASGVMGTKLRRSEHTRLLEAVKAIALCHNVTPAYDGSDQNSSVAGDVTEMASDEEFLTYIKEKEPSYQASSPDEVALVKWSERVGLAVIKRTQTRMYLKTPVNQISKYTILQMFPFTPETKRMGIILKEDKTGEIVFYLKGADVIMTKIVQYADWLEEECGNMAREGLRTLVVAKKQLTEEQYLDFEARLNAARLSITDRGARVSAEVEKLEHDMELLCVTGVEDKLQDNVRQTLELLRNAGIKIWMLTGDKLETATCIAKSSRLVSRNQECFVFSPITARIEDAQIQLHNFQKKHDCALIISGDTLEIFLKYYQKEFLEVACRSPAVVCCRCSPTQKAQVVSLIKLHTGKRTAAVGDGGNDVSMIQAADTGIGIAGREGKQASLAADFSIPQFSHLARLIVVHGRNSYKRSASLSQFVIHRGLIISTMQAIFSAVFYFSSVSLYQGLLMVGYATIYTMFPVFSLVLDKDVSGRIALTYPELYKELSKGRSLSFKTFFIWVLVSIYQGGVIMYGALILFEDEFIHIVAISFTALILTELIMVALTVRTWHYLIVLAELFSLAVYILSLVVFKNYFDASFLQTREFLWKVLLITLVSCFPLYILKFLRKKFSPPSYSKLS